From a region of the Cyprinus carpio isolate SPL01 chromosome A18, ASM1834038v1, whole genome shotgun sequence genome:
- the LOC122148587 gene encoding DENN domain-containing protein 11 isoform X1 codes for MVEQSDRAPLLDWEEVPPAELVPAAPSPETEDSIHSGLSSYPTEGGVRADISLNTSPARPNSVTAVSGESAHSPHKHSGPGGDASATDEEGDCAFHGLSVRDRRVTGWEEKDQIVAVFVVTFDTRSGNMIEWCLPQDVNLEGVEFKSMASGSHRISSDFIYFRKGCYFGLACFANMPVESELERGARMKSVGILSPSYTLLYRYMHFLENQVRHQLQCPGQYSPLEAFYEDKKAVLPSGGNGLVTACPTSVLGPIVNRCMHPEMKITHPAGCMSQFIRFFGEQIMVLWKFALLRKRILIFSPPPVGVVCYRVYCCCCLANVSIPGMGVSAPEFRPFFYINVADIATLETEVSYVACTTEKIFEEKKELYDVYIDNQNVKTHRESLQPLLRLNSADREKYRKLCEQRQLLLYSQEVDGDCTSNEEDLFILFFMEQNNRIFQTLSEVAGSADPTLSAEHVRAMGLDPQSDRGFLVDLLEIYAIDVMLVIDNPCCPQCCPEELM; via the exons ATGGTGGAGCAGTCGGATCGCGCTCCGCTGCTGGACTGGGAGGAGGTTCCCCCGGCCGAACTCGTCCCAGCGGCTCCATCACCGGAGACTGAGGATTCAATACATTCCGGTCTGTCTAGTTACCCGACCGAGGGCGGTGTACGGGCAGATATCTCCCTGAACACAAGCCCGGCGAGACCGAACAGTGTAACAGCTGTTTCAGGTGAAAGTGCACATTCTCCCCATAAACACAGCGGCCCGGGAGGAGATGCTTCCGCCACTGACGAAGAGGGAGACTGCGCCTTTCACGGACTGTCCGTCAGGGATCGGAGGGTCACAGGATGGGAAGAAAAAGACCAAATTGTTGCAGTGTTTGTTGTGACTTTCGACACAAGATCGG GGAACATGATAGAATGGTGCCTACCTCAAGATGTGAATCTGGAGGGAGTAGAGTTCAAGTCTATGGCAAGTGGCTCTCATCGGATCTCAAGTGACTTCAT ATATTTTCGTAAAGGCTGTTACTTCGGACTAGCGTGCTTTGCCAACATGCCTGTGGAGAGTGAGCTGGAACGAGGAGCTCGGATGAAATCTGTAGGGATTTTGTCTCCTTCTTACACACTGCTATACCGTTACATGCACTTCCTGGAAAACCAAGTCCG GCACCAGTTGCAGTGTCCAGGTCAGTACTCTCCACTGGAAGCTTTCTACGAGGATAAAAAGGCAGTGTTGCCCTCGGGAGGGAACGGTTTGGTAACAGCCTGCCCGACCAGTGTTCTTGGGCCTATAGTCAACCGCTGCATGCATCCAGAGATGAAG ATCACACACCCGGCTGGCTGCATGTCCCAGTTCATCCGCTTCTTTGGAGAGCAGATCATGGTGCTTTGGAAGTTTGCTTTGCTCAGGAAACGCATCCTCATTTTCTCTCCTCCCCCTGTCGGTGTGGTCTGCTATCGGG TATACTGTTGCTGCTGCCTTGCTAATGTGTCCATTCCTGGGATGGGCGTGTCTGCTCCGGAGTTCCGCCCCTTCTTCTACATCAATGTTGCTGACATTGCTACTCTTGAGACTGAAGTGTCTTATGTGGCCT GTACAACAGAGAAGATATTTGAGGAAAAGAAGGAGCTGTATGATGTATACATTGACAATCAGAATGtaaagacacacagagagagcctCCAGCCTCTGCTTAGACTCAACAGTGCAGACCGAGAGAAGTATCGCAAGCTCTGTGAGCAAAG GCAGTTGCTGCTGTACTCTCAGGAGGTGGATGGAGACTGCACATCTAATGAGGAAGACCTCTTCATTTT GTTCTTCATGGAGCAAAACAACAGAATCTTCCAGACCCTGTCTGAGGTGGCAGGGAGCGCCGATCCTACCCTGAGTGCTGAACATGTGAGAGCCATGGGGCTGGATCCTCAGAGTGACCGCGGTTTTCTCGTCGACCTGCTGGAAATATATGCCATTGATGTCATGCTGGTTATCGACAACCCCTGCTGCCC CCAGTGCTGTCCGGAGGAACTGATGTGA
- the LOC122148587 gene encoding DENN domain-containing protein 11 isoform X2 produces the protein MVEQSDRAPLLDWEEVPPAELVPAAPSPETEDSIHSGLSSYPTEGGVRADISLNTSPARPNSVTAVSGESAHSPHKHSGPGGDASATDEEGDCAFHGLSVRDRRVTGWEEKDQIVAVFVVTFDTRSGNMIEWCLPQDVNLEGVEFKSMASGSHRISSDFIYFRKGCYFGLACFANMPVESELERGARMKSVGILSPSYTLLYRYMHFLENQVRHQLQCPGQYSPLEAFYEDKKAVLPSGGNGLVTACPTSVLGPIVNRCMHPEMKITHPAGCMSQFIRFFGEQIMVLWKFALLRKRILIFSPPPVGVVCYRVYCCCCLANVSIPGMGVSAPEFRPFFYINVADIATLETEVSYVACTTEKIFEEKKELYDVYIDNQNVKTHRESLQPLLRLNSADREKYRKLCEQRQLLLYSQEVDGDCTSNEEDLFILFFMEQNNRIFQTLSEVAGSADPTLSAEHVRAMGLDPQSDRGFLVDLLEIYAIDVMLVIDNPCCPAVRRN, from the exons ATGGTGGAGCAGTCGGATCGCGCTCCGCTGCTGGACTGGGAGGAGGTTCCCCCGGCCGAACTCGTCCCAGCGGCTCCATCACCGGAGACTGAGGATTCAATACATTCCGGTCTGTCTAGTTACCCGACCGAGGGCGGTGTACGGGCAGATATCTCCCTGAACACAAGCCCGGCGAGACCGAACAGTGTAACAGCTGTTTCAGGTGAAAGTGCACATTCTCCCCATAAACACAGCGGCCCGGGAGGAGATGCTTCCGCCACTGACGAAGAGGGAGACTGCGCCTTTCACGGACTGTCCGTCAGGGATCGGAGGGTCACAGGATGGGAAGAAAAAGACCAAATTGTTGCAGTGTTTGTTGTGACTTTCGACACAAGATCGG GGAACATGATAGAATGGTGCCTACCTCAAGATGTGAATCTGGAGGGAGTAGAGTTCAAGTCTATGGCAAGTGGCTCTCATCGGATCTCAAGTGACTTCAT ATATTTTCGTAAAGGCTGTTACTTCGGACTAGCGTGCTTTGCCAACATGCCTGTGGAGAGTGAGCTGGAACGAGGAGCTCGGATGAAATCTGTAGGGATTTTGTCTCCTTCTTACACACTGCTATACCGTTACATGCACTTCCTGGAAAACCAAGTCCG GCACCAGTTGCAGTGTCCAGGTCAGTACTCTCCACTGGAAGCTTTCTACGAGGATAAAAAGGCAGTGTTGCCCTCGGGAGGGAACGGTTTGGTAACAGCCTGCCCGACCAGTGTTCTTGGGCCTATAGTCAACCGCTGCATGCATCCAGAGATGAAG ATCACACACCCGGCTGGCTGCATGTCCCAGTTCATCCGCTTCTTTGGAGAGCAGATCATGGTGCTTTGGAAGTTTGCTTTGCTCAGGAAACGCATCCTCATTTTCTCTCCTCCCCCTGTCGGTGTGGTCTGCTATCGGG TATACTGTTGCTGCTGCCTTGCTAATGTGTCCATTCCTGGGATGGGCGTGTCTGCTCCGGAGTTCCGCCCCTTCTTCTACATCAATGTTGCTGACATTGCTACTCTTGAGACTGAAGTGTCTTATGTGGCCT GTACAACAGAGAAGATATTTGAGGAAAAGAAGGAGCTGTATGATGTATACATTGACAATCAGAATGtaaagacacacagagagagcctCCAGCCTCTGCTTAGACTCAACAGTGCAGACCGAGAGAAGTATCGCAAGCTCTGTGAGCAAAG GCAGTTGCTGCTGTACTCTCAGGAGGTGGATGGAGACTGCACATCTAATGAGGAAGACCTCTTCATTTT GTTCTTCATGGAGCAAAACAACAGAATCTTCCAGACCCTGTCTGAGGTGGCAGGGAGCGCCGATCCTACCCTGAGTGCTGAACATGTGAGAGCCATGGGGCTGGATCCTCAGAGTGACCGCGGTTTTCTCGTCGACCTGCTGGAAATATATGCCATTGATGTCATGCTGGTTATCGACAACCCCTGCTGCCC TGCTGTCCGGAGGAACTGA
- the LOC122148587 gene encoding DENN domain-containing protein 11 isoform X3 encodes MVEQSDRAPLLDWEEVPPAELVPAAPSPETEDSIHSGLSSYPTEGGVRADISLNTSPARPNSVTAVSGESAHSPHKHSGPGGDASATDEEGDCAFHGLSVRDRRVTGWEEKDQIVAVFVVTFDTRSGNMIEWCLPQDVNLEGVEFKSMASGSHRISSDFIYFRKGCYFGLACFANMPVESELERGARMKSVGILSPSYTLLYRYMHFLENQVRHQLQCPGQYSPLEAFYEDKKAVLPSGGNGLVTACPTSVLGPIVNRCMHPEMKITHPAGCMSQFIRFFGEQIMVLWKFALLRKRILIFSPPPVGVVCYRVYCCCCLANVSIPGMGVSAPEFRPFFYINVADIATLETEVSYVACTTEKIFEEKKELYDVYIDNQNVKTHRESLQPLLRLNSADREKYRKLCEQRQLLLYSQEVDGDCTSNEEDLFILFFMEQNNRIFQTLSEVAGSADPTLSAEHVRAMGLDPQSDRGFLVDLLEIYAIDVMLVIDNPCCPSHS; translated from the exons ATGGTGGAGCAGTCGGATCGCGCTCCGCTGCTGGACTGGGAGGAGGTTCCCCCGGCCGAACTCGTCCCAGCGGCTCCATCACCGGAGACTGAGGATTCAATACATTCCGGTCTGTCTAGTTACCCGACCGAGGGCGGTGTACGGGCAGATATCTCCCTGAACACAAGCCCGGCGAGACCGAACAGTGTAACAGCTGTTTCAGGTGAAAGTGCACATTCTCCCCATAAACACAGCGGCCCGGGAGGAGATGCTTCCGCCACTGACGAAGAGGGAGACTGCGCCTTTCACGGACTGTCCGTCAGGGATCGGAGGGTCACAGGATGGGAAGAAAAAGACCAAATTGTTGCAGTGTTTGTTGTGACTTTCGACACAAGATCGG GGAACATGATAGAATGGTGCCTACCTCAAGATGTGAATCTGGAGGGAGTAGAGTTCAAGTCTATGGCAAGTGGCTCTCATCGGATCTCAAGTGACTTCAT ATATTTTCGTAAAGGCTGTTACTTCGGACTAGCGTGCTTTGCCAACATGCCTGTGGAGAGTGAGCTGGAACGAGGAGCTCGGATGAAATCTGTAGGGATTTTGTCTCCTTCTTACACACTGCTATACCGTTACATGCACTTCCTGGAAAACCAAGTCCG GCACCAGTTGCAGTGTCCAGGTCAGTACTCTCCACTGGAAGCTTTCTACGAGGATAAAAAGGCAGTGTTGCCCTCGGGAGGGAACGGTTTGGTAACAGCCTGCCCGACCAGTGTTCTTGGGCCTATAGTCAACCGCTGCATGCATCCAGAGATGAAG ATCACACACCCGGCTGGCTGCATGTCCCAGTTCATCCGCTTCTTTGGAGAGCAGATCATGGTGCTTTGGAAGTTTGCTTTGCTCAGGAAACGCATCCTCATTTTCTCTCCTCCCCCTGTCGGTGTGGTCTGCTATCGGG TATACTGTTGCTGCTGCCTTGCTAATGTGTCCATTCCTGGGATGGGCGTGTCTGCTCCGGAGTTCCGCCCCTTCTTCTACATCAATGTTGCTGACATTGCTACTCTTGAGACTGAAGTGTCTTATGTGGCCT GTACAACAGAGAAGATATTTGAGGAAAAGAAGGAGCTGTATGATGTATACATTGACAATCAGAATGtaaagacacacagagagagcctCCAGCCTCTGCTTAGACTCAACAGTGCAGACCGAGAGAAGTATCGCAAGCTCTGTGAGCAAAG GCAGTTGCTGCTGTACTCTCAGGAGGTGGATGGAGACTGCACATCTAATGAGGAAGACCTCTTCATTTT GTTCTTCATGGAGCAAAACAACAGAATCTTCCAGACCCTGTCTGAGGTGGCAGGGAGCGCCGATCCTACCCTGAGTGCTGAACATGTGAGAGCCATGGGGCTGGATCCTCAGAGTGACCGCGGTTTTCTCGTCGACCTGCTGGAAATATATGCCATTGATGTCATGCTGGTTATCGACAACCCCTGCTGCCC GAGCCATTCCTGA
- the LOC122148587 gene encoding DENN domain-containing protein 11 isoform X4 has translation MVEQSDRAPLLDWEEVPPAELVPAAPSPETEDSIHSGLSSYPTEGGVRADISLNTSPARPNSVTAVSGESAHSPHKHSGPGGDASATDEEGDCAFHGLSVRDRRVTGWEEKDQIVAVFVVTFDTRSGNMIEWCLPQDVNLEGVEFKSMASGSHRISSDFIYFRKGCYFGLACFANMPVESELERGARMKSVGILSPSYTLLYRYMHFLENQVRHQLQCPGQYSPLEAFYEDKKAVLPSGGNGLVTACPTSVLGPIVNRCMHPEMKITHPAGCMSQFIRFFGEQIMVLWKFALLRKRILIFSPPPVGVVCYRVYCCCCLANVSIPGMGVSAPEFRPFFYINVADIATLETEVSYVACTTEKIFEEKKELYDVYIDNQNVKTHRESLQPLLRLNSADREKYRKLCEQRQLLLYSQEVDGDCTSNEEDLFILFFMEQNNRIFQTLSEVAGSADPTLSAEHVRAMGLDPQSDRGFLVDLLEIYAIDVMLVIDNPCCP, from the exons ATGGTGGAGCAGTCGGATCGCGCTCCGCTGCTGGACTGGGAGGAGGTTCCCCCGGCCGAACTCGTCCCAGCGGCTCCATCACCGGAGACTGAGGATTCAATACATTCCGGTCTGTCTAGTTACCCGACCGAGGGCGGTGTACGGGCAGATATCTCCCTGAACACAAGCCCGGCGAGACCGAACAGTGTAACAGCTGTTTCAGGTGAAAGTGCACATTCTCCCCATAAACACAGCGGCCCGGGAGGAGATGCTTCCGCCACTGACGAAGAGGGAGACTGCGCCTTTCACGGACTGTCCGTCAGGGATCGGAGGGTCACAGGATGGGAAGAAAAAGACCAAATTGTTGCAGTGTTTGTTGTGACTTTCGACACAAGATCGG GGAACATGATAGAATGGTGCCTACCTCAAGATGTGAATCTGGAGGGAGTAGAGTTCAAGTCTATGGCAAGTGGCTCTCATCGGATCTCAAGTGACTTCAT ATATTTTCGTAAAGGCTGTTACTTCGGACTAGCGTGCTTTGCCAACATGCCTGTGGAGAGTGAGCTGGAACGAGGAGCTCGGATGAAATCTGTAGGGATTTTGTCTCCTTCTTACACACTGCTATACCGTTACATGCACTTCCTGGAAAACCAAGTCCG GCACCAGTTGCAGTGTCCAGGTCAGTACTCTCCACTGGAAGCTTTCTACGAGGATAAAAAGGCAGTGTTGCCCTCGGGAGGGAACGGTTTGGTAACAGCCTGCCCGACCAGTGTTCTTGGGCCTATAGTCAACCGCTGCATGCATCCAGAGATGAAG ATCACACACCCGGCTGGCTGCATGTCCCAGTTCATCCGCTTCTTTGGAGAGCAGATCATGGTGCTTTGGAAGTTTGCTTTGCTCAGGAAACGCATCCTCATTTTCTCTCCTCCCCCTGTCGGTGTGGTCTGCTATCGGG TATACTGTTGCTGCTGCCTTGCTAATGTGTCCATTCCTGGGATGGGCGTGTCTGCTCCGGAGTTCCGCCCCTTCTTCTACATCAATGTTGCTGACATTGCTACTCTTGAGACTGAAGTGTCTTATGTGGCCT GTACAACAGAGAAGATATTTGAGGAAAAGAAGGAGCTGTATGATGTATACATTGACAATCAGAATGtaaagacacacagagagagcctCCAGCCTCTGCTTAGACTCAACAGTGCAGACCGAGAGAAGTATCGCAAGCTCTGTGAGCAAAG GCAGTTGCTGCTGTACTCTCAGGAGGTGGATGGAGACTGCACATCTAATGAGGAAGACCTCTTCATTTT GTTCTTCATGGAGCAAAACAACAGAATCTTCCAGACCCTGTCTGAGGTGGCAGGGAGCGCCGATCCTACCCTGAGTGCTGAACATGTGAGAGCCATGGGGCTGGATCCTCAGAGTGACCGCGGTTTTCTCGTCGACCTGCTGGAAATATATGCCATTGATGTCATGCTGGTTATCGACAACCCCTGCTGCCCGTAA